In a single window of the Actinomycetota bacterium genome:
- a CDS encoding sugar transferase, giving the protein MAAPASTTPLTPDMSYVSTTAVRVQPAPASHLAAKRAFDIVVGLLTVILTSPLWILIAVLVKLSSPGPVLFRHVRVGRGGQTFVLLKFRTMRDGTAEEVLADAASCARYTTHGFKLPADDPRITPIGRMLRKTSLDELPQLLNVIRGNMSLVGVRPIEELEFEHRRPLDRDVYTEMKPGITGLWQVQGRSKNDYESRLALDRQYVETWSFWRDLVLVLRTPFAVLRIHHTH; this is encoded by the coding sequence ATGGCAGCGCCTGCGAGCACCACTCCCCTCACCCCCGACATGAGCTACGTCTCCACCACCGCGGTCCGGGTTCAGCCGGCCCCGGCATCGCATCTCGCCGCCAAGCGGGCGTTCGACATCGTCGTCGGGCTGCTGACGGTGATCCTCACCAGCCCGCTCTGGATCCTGATCGCAGTGCTGGTCAAGCTCTCCAGCCCCGGCCCGGTGCTGTTCCGCCACGTGCGGGTCGGCCGCGGCGGCCAGACGTTCGTGCTGCTCAAGTTCCGCACGATGCGCGACGGCACGGCTGAAGAGGTGCTCGCCGACGCGGCGTCCTGCGCCCGCTACACCACCCACGGCTTCAAGCTGCCCGCCGACGATCCGCGGATCACCCCGATCGGGCGGATGCTGCGCAAGACCAGCCTCGACGAGCTACCGCAGCTCTTGAACGTCATCCGCGGCAACATGAGCCTGGTCGGAGTACGCCCGATCGAAGAGCTCGAGTTCGAGCACCGCCGCCCGCTCGACCGCGACGTCTACACCGAGATGAAGCCGGGGATCACGGGGCTGTGGCAGGTGCAGGGCCGCTCCAAGAACGATTACGAGAGCCGCCTCGCCCTCGACCGCCAGTACGTGGAGACGTGGTCGTTCTGGCGTGACCTGGTGCTGGTGCTGCGCACCCCGTTCGCGGTGCTGCGGATCCACCACACGCACTGA
- a CDS encoding polysaccharide biosynthesis tyrosine autokinase — protein sequence MTATEGTERERTLRDYWYEVLRRKWLVVAAVLAALLGAGVLVFLQDPIYRAEAQMLVRAMPSDTVFNNQTISAQSAERLLQTEIQVLESDLVRDRVREDLSLTVSPPRVRGRAVSGTDVVEVVVRSGDPETARVVADAYVQAYIDVRREQNVSSMLDASAEVQRKITELQGQIDQIDADIAAAGTEDISALEEQRRVLIDQQALFAQRLDQLQVDASLQTGSAQLVKRAELPKDPVEPQPWRTLAIAGFLGLLIGVAAALIVGLIDDSLDTSEELEEQTGLPVLAVVPVDTPPDNRPVAVSRPGDLAVESYRTLRTNVKFMGVDRPLRVLQVTSALPAEGKTTTASNLAVVLAQMGQSVLLIDADLRRPRLHEVFGVPRSPGLTNVLLGEPFEMVPNLIAEDLTLVTSGAVPPNPSELLSGARIAELLATVADKYDVVVLDSAPVLPVSDALALSATVDGVLVVTEAGRTTKKNVAGALEQLQRVEAPVIGLVLNRAVSSKREQRGYPYGYAYTASAGD from the coding sequence ATGACGGCGACCGAGGGCACCGAGCGCGAGCGAACGCTGCGCGACTACTGGTACGAGGTGTTGCGGCGCAAGTGGCTGGTCGTCGCCGCAGTGCTCGCCGCCCTGCTCGGCGCCGGTGTGCTCGTGTTCTTGCAGGACCCGATCTATCGCGCAGAGGCCCAGATGCTGGTGCGGGCGATGCCGTCGGACACCGTGTTCAACAACCAGACGATCTCCGCCCAGAGTGCCGAGCGTCTGCTGCAGACCGAGATCCAGGTGCTGGAGAGCGACCTCGTGCGCGATCGGGTGCGCGAAGACCTCTCGCTCACCGTCTCCCCGCCCCGGGTGCGCGGCCGTGCGGTATCGGGCACCGACGTGGTCGAGGTGGTGGTGCGCAGCGGCGACCCGGAGACCGCCCGCGTCGTCGCCGACGCCTACGTGCAGGCCTACATCGACGTGCGCCGCGAGCAGAACGTGTCGAGCATGCTCGACGCCAGTGCCGAGGTGCAGCGCAAGATCACCGAGCTGCAGGGCCAGATCGACCAGATCGACGCCGACATCGCCGCCGCGGGCACCGAGGACATCTCCGCCCTCGAGGAGCAGCGCCGGGTGCTGATCGACCAGCAGGCGCTCTTCGCCCAGCGCCTCGACCAGCTGCAAGTCGACGCGTCGCTGCAGACCGGCAGCGCGCAGCTGGTCAAACGGGCCGAGCTGCCCAAGGACCCGGTCGAGCCCCAGCCCTGGCGCACCCTCGCCATCGCCGGGTTCCTCGGGCTGCTGATCGGTGTCGCCGCCGCGCTGATCGTCGGCCTGATCGACGACTCGCTCGACACGTCAGAAGAGCTCGAGGAGCAGACCGGTCTGCCGGTGCTCGCCGTCGTGCCCGTCGACACCCCGCCCGACAACCGCCCCGTCGCCGTCAGCCGCCCCGGCGACCTCGCCGTCGAGAGCTACCGCACGCTGCGCACCAACGTGAAGTTCATGGGCGTCGACAGGCCGCTGCGGGTGCTGCAGGTGACAAGCGCGCTGCCCGCCGAGGGCAAGACCACCACCGCGTCCAACCTGGCTGTTGTGCTCGCCCAGATGGGCCAGTCGGTGCTGCTGATCGACGCCGACCTGCGCCGGCCGCGCCTGCACGAGGTGTTCGGCGTGCCGCGCTCGCCGGGGCTGACCAACGTGTTGCTCGGCGAGCCGTTCGAGATGGTCCCGAACCTGATCGCCGAGGATCTGACGCTCGTCACCTCCGGCGCCGTGCCCCCGAACCCGAGCGAACTGCTGAGCGGGGCGCGCATCGCCGAACTGCTCGCCACCGTCGCCGACAAGTACGACGTGGTGGTGCTCGACTCCGCCCCCGTACTGCCGGTCTCCGACGCGCTGGCGCTGTCGGCGACCGTCGACGGCGTGCTGGTGGTCACCGAGGCCGGGCGGACGACGAAGAAGAACGTGGCCGGCGCGCTCGAGCAGCTGCAACGGGTCGAGGCGCCGGTGATCGGGCTGGTGCTGAACCGGGCGGTCAGCTCCAAGCGCGAGCAGCGTGGTTATCCGTACGGCTACGCGTACACCGCGTCGGCCGGCGACTGA
- a CDS encoding LytR C-terminal domain-containing protein, translating into MRRASALALPIVVVVAGVAGAAAAGRPASPSPARVDLTVAPVATDQPAETTSPESTTPSTDSSAPTDSSDPTDSSDPPATDAPDSTAAPTTETPTTVVTTTTAPTVDRALVRLVVANGTRQGGLANDTAALLRAVGFVDTIAVDALADRPVSSIYFAPGFEEAGLLLADDLGIRLSRVEPLPFEPLVAPPTTGDVIVVLGTDWVP; encoded by the coding sequence ATGAGACGTGCATCGGCGCTGGCCCTCCCGATCGTGGTCGTCGTGGCGGGTGTGGCCGGAGCCGCCGCCGCGGGCCGGCCCGCCTCGCCGTCGCCGGCGCGCGTCGATCTCACCGTGGCCCCCGTGGCCACCGACCAGCCCGCCGAGACGACCTCGCCGGAGTCCACGACGCCGTCGACGGACAGCTCCGCTCCGACGGACAGCTCCGATCCGACGGACTCGTCGGACCCACCGGCCACCGACGCGCCCGATTCCACCGCCGCGCCCACCACCGAGACGCCGACCACCGTCGTCACCACCACCACCGCGCCCACCGTCGACCGCGCCCTCGTGCGCCTCGTGGTCGCCAACGGCACTCGCCAGGGTGGCCTCGCCAACGACACCGCGGCCTTGCTGCGGGCGGTCGGCTTCGTCGACACCATCGCCGTCGACGCCCTCGCCGACCGGCCCGTGTCGTCCATCTACTTCGCCCCCGGCTTCGAGGAAGCGGGGCTGCTCCTTGCCGACGACCTCGGCATCCGCCTCTCCCGGGTGGAGCCGCTGCCCTTCGAACCCCTCGTCGCCCCGCCCACCACGGGCGACGTGATCGTCGTGCTCGGCACCGATTGGGTGCCCTGA
- a CDS encoding sulfotransferase family 2 domain-containing protein — MEISHERRFAFFAMPKTGSNSMRTLLHPYSEVPTVHFNKTTAEQPFYDHMRPVEARALFVERGWPFEQYYRFAVTRNPWARLVSLYEHLLLSRRFRWERRLGRTPRDFERWVASTQPDGPGAGTKGNRYRMYGSYSVGAFVGDGNGHELVDEVIRLEDLAGELPRLGERLGIELAAALPKKNTRAHADYREYYTATGRNLVAERYRADIERFGYEF, encoded by the coding sequence ATGGAGATCTCGCACGAGCGTCGCTTCGCGTTCTTCGCGATGCCGAAGACGGGCTCCAACAGCATGCGGACGCTGCTGCACCCCTACTCCGAGGTGCCGACCGTCCACTTCAACAAGACCACCGCTGAGCAGCCGTTCTACGACCACATGCGCCCGGTCGAGGCCCGTGCCCTGTTCGTCGAGCGCGGCTGGCCGTTCGAGCAGTACTACCGCTTCGCGGTCACCCGCAACCCGTGGGCGCGGCTGGTGTCGCTGTACGAGCACCTGCTGCTGTCGCGGCGGTTCCGCTGGGAGCGCCGACTCGGCCGCACTCCGCGCGATTTCGAGCGCTGGGTGGCGAGCACGCAGCCCGACGGCCCCGGCGCGGGCACCAAGGGCAACCGCTACCGGATGTACGGCAGCTACAGCGTCGGCGCGTTCGTCGGCGACGGCAACGGCCACGAGCTGGTCGACGAGGTGATCCGCCTCGAAGACCTGGCCGGCGAGCTGCCCCGGCTCGGCGAGCGCCTCGGCATCGAGCTCGCCGCCGCGCTGCCGAAGAAGAACACCCGCGCCCACGCCGACTACCGCGAGTACTACACCGCCACCGGGCGCAACCTGGTGGCCGAGCGCTATCGCGCCGACATCGAGCGCTTCGGCTACGAGTTCTGA
- a CDS encoding glycosyltransferase family 4 protein: MDSQLNADAPRESRRPALAVVHGDLAAGGGAELYARRIVDACGANGFDVRVVDIDTVVDSWASSARARRMLRRMLAPLRRLEVLTYALVLRHVRRHGVPGEVAVFSYGECGEVPVAHMRVMHAPAMFDTSAAALSFLGVDVEHSGRLAVRRAYVRLASWLAGGEPSRVGARCVLTVVNSAWTAAELAQLTAGGTFDAPVMVVHPPVEPITPVTTVDECPRDPHLVVAIGRLVPNKRFAEAIDVVQRVRADGHDLRLVVAGRGGTRHTRELLRLASRTDGVEVRPDLDAAELAALVSRASIGLHMYRMEHFGIAVAEMILAGVVPLVYDGGGVRELVTAPDCRFVDRDDAVRRLGALVEMSPEERSMLVRQLQVGPALQAALHFDAEFAAALAHLPR; this comes from the coding sequence GTGGACTCCCAGTTGAACGCCGACGCGCCGCGGGAGAGCCGGCGGCCGGCCCTCGCCGTGGTCCACGGCGACCTCGCCGCGGGCGGCGGGGCCGAGCTGTACGCGCGGCGCATCGTCGACGCATGCGGGGCGAACGGGTTCGACGTGCGCGTGGTCGACATCGACACCGTCGTCGACAGCTGGGCATCGTCGGCACGGGCGCGCCGGATGCTGCGCCGGATGCTGGCGCCGTTGCGGCGCCTCGAGGTGCTCACGTACGCGCTGGTGCTGCGCCACGTACGGCGCCACGGCGTGCCCGGCGAGGTGGCCGTGTTCAGCTACGGCGAGTGCGGCGAGGTGCCCGTGGCGCACATGCGGGTGATGCACGCGCCGGCGATGTTCGACACGTCGGCCGCGGCGCTCTCGTTCCTCGGCGTCGACGTCGAGCACAGTGGGCGCCTCGCCGTGCGACGGGCGTACGTGCGGCTGGCGTCGTGGTTGGCCGGCGGGGAGCCGAGCCGGGTCGGCGCGCGTTGCGTGCTGACCGTCGTCAATTCGGCCTGGACAGCGGCCGAGCTGGCTCAACTGACGGCCGGGGGCACGTTCGACGCCCCCGTGATGGTGGTCCACCCGCCGGTCGAGCCGATCACGCCGGTCACGACCGTCGACGAGTGCCCTCGCGACCCTCACCTGGTGGTGGCCATCGGCCGGCTGGTGCCGAACAAGCGCTTCGCCGAGGCGATCGACGTCGTCCAGCGCGTGCGCGCCGACGGGCACGACCTGCGCCTCGTCGTCGCCGGGCGAGGCGGCACTCGCCACACCCGCGAGCTGCTGCGCCTCGCCTCACGCACGGATGGCGTCGAAGTGCGTCCCGACCTCGACGCGGCCGAGCTCGCCGCGCTCGTGAGCCGGGCGAGCATCGGGCTGCACATGTACCGGATGGAGCACTTCGGCATCGCGGTCGCCGAGATGATCCTGGCGGGTGTCGTCCCCCTCGTCTACGACGGCGGCGGTGTGCGTGAGCTCGTCACCGCCCCCGACTGCCGCTTCGTCGACCGCGACGACGCGGTGCGCCGTCTCGGCGCGCTGGTCGAGATGTCGCCCGAGGAGCGCTCGATGCTGGTCCGCCAGCTGCAGGTCGGCCCGGCGTTGCAGGCCGCGCTGCACTTCGATGCCGAGTTCGCCGCCGCGCTCGCCCACCTCCCCCGCTGA
- a CDS encoding sulfotransferase, giving the protein MHRRANLFLAAAPRSGSTQLVSWIGQHPDVGVPAIKEPNHFSAQDFDPGYVAATHLNDVDPAEYAARGRTTSHQFAVFRDAADYDYLYTSLGQRWLVDASTSYLASPGAPARIEAEVVGPRRAVVVLREPVGRAISHHGLALRTGRSRGTLADELAREQAGLVPPEARYLLTPSRYADALERWWSVIGRDDVRVLTFERLVAEPAVVLAELFDWLGLEPVDVELHRPEARNQSVRPRFGRLNEVMLRSGTKTALRRVVPVGLKRRLKRVYFAPRPEPIATPAERDLLDELLRDDREATMQLVPEARQWWTPS; this is encoded by the coding sequence ATGCACCGGCGGGCGAACCTGTTCCTCGCCGCCGCGCCGCGCAGCGGTTCCACCCAGCTCGTGAGTTGGATCGGCCAGCACCCCGACGTCGGCGTGCCGGCGATCAAGGAGCCGAACCACTTCTCCGCGCAGGACTTCGACCCCGGCTACGTCGCCGCCACCCACCTGAACGACGTCGACCCCGCTGAGTACGCGGCCCGCGGTCGCACCACCTCCCATCAGTTCGCCGTCTTCCGCGACGCGGCCGACTACGACTACCTGTACACCTCGCTAGGCCAGCGATGGCTCGTCGACGCGTCTACCAGCTACCTCGCCAGCCCAGGCGCCCCGGCGCGGATCGAGGCCGAGGTGGTCGGCCCGCGGCGCGCGGTGGTGGTGCTGCGCGAGCCGGTGGGGCGGGCGATCTCGCACCACGGTCTCGCGCTGCGCACGGGGCGCAGCCGCGGCACCCTCGCCGACGAGTTGGCCCGCGAACAGGCGGGCCTCGTCCCGCCCGAGGCTCGCTACCTGCTCACCCCGAGCCGCTACGCGGACGCGCTGGAGCGATGGTGGTCGGTGATCGGGCGCGACGACGTTCGTGTGCTCACGTTCGAGCGCCTCGTCGCGGAGCCCGCAGTGGTGCTGGCCGAGCTGTTCGACTGGCTCGGGCTGGAACCCGTCGACGTCGAGCTGCACCGCCCCGAAGCCCGCAACCAGTCGGTGCGCCCACGGTTCGGACGGTTGAACGAAGTGATGCTGCGCAGCGGGACGAAGACGGCGCTGCGCCGGGTGGTGCCGGTCGGGCTGAAGCGCCGGTTGAAGCGCGTCTACTTCGCCCCCCGCCCCGAGCCGATCGCGACGCCGGCCGAGCGCGATCTGCTCGACGAGCTGTTGCGCGACGACCGCGAGGCCACGATGCAACTCGTGCCCGAGGCGAGGCAGTGGTGGACTCCCAGTTGA
- a CDS encoding glycosyltransferase family 2 protein yields the protein MTPTDVARAAVVIPTLDEAAHLPALLAELRADDGGRVGSIWVADGGSTDATVALAHEAARADERVRVLANPGRTQARAMNLAAAHIRAMPEPPEYLVRMDAHSTYPAGYASRVVEALERTGAASVVVPMTTLGGGPWQEAGRVIFNSFVGTGGSPHRTGGDGWVDHGHHAGFRRTVFDELGGYDESFRANEDAEYDARVVASGGRIYLAGELAVGYRPRPTLAASWRQFRGYGTGRAQTLLKHRRRIQARQLAPVLVTAVVALSTAIAVLRRSARWLAVPAAYVAAVAGAVATVAVRPGETGSSDGAKRRESPGALARAVVLAVTVHIAYGLGYLHELVRRGLGQRRSARSGPGGSS from the coding sequence GTGACGCCCACTGACGTCGCCCGGGCGGCGGTGGTGATCCCCACCCTCGACGAAGCCGCCCACCTGCCTGCGCTGCTGGCCGAGTTGCGCGCCGACGACGGCGGTCGGGTGGGCTCGATCTGGGTCGCCGACGGGGGCAGCACCGACGCCACCGTCGCCCTGGCGCACGAGGCTGCCCGCGCCGACGAGCGGGTGCGGGTGCTCGCCAATCCGGGGCGCACCCAGGCCCGGGCGATGAACCTGGCCGCGGCCCACATCCGGGCGATGCCCGAGCCTCCGGAGTACTTGGTGCGGATGGACGCCCACAGCACCTACCCCGCCGGCTACGCGAGTCGGGTGGTAGAGGCGCTCGAGCGCACCGGCGCGGCGAGCGTGGTGGTGCCGATGACCACCCTCGGCGGCGGGCCGTGGCAGGAGGCCGGCCGGGTGATCTTCAACTCGTTCGTCGGCACCGGCGGCAGCCCGCACCGCACGGGCGGCGACGGCTGGGTCGACCACGGCCACCACGCCGGCTTCCGGCGGACGGTGTTCGACGAGCTCGGGGGCTACGACGAGTCCTTCCGCGCGAACGAGGACGCCGAGTACGACGCGCGGGTGGTGGCGAGCGGGGGTCGCATCTACCTGGCCGGCGAGCTGGCCGTCGGCTACCGCCCCCGCCCGACGCTCGCCGCGTCGTGGCGCCAGTTCCGTGGCTACGGCACGGGGCGGGCGCAGACCCTGCTCAAACACCGTCGCCGGATTCAGGCGCGCCAGCTCGCACCGGTGCTCGTCACCGCCGTAGTCGCCTTGTCGACGGCGATCGCCGTGCTTCGCCGAAGCGCCCGGTGGCTGGCCGTGCCCGCTGCATACGTGGCGGCAGTCGCCGGAGCGGTCGCCACGGTGGCCGTGCGCCCCGGGGAGACGGGATCATCCGACGGCGCGAAGCGGCGCGAATCGCCCGGCGCGCTCGCGCGGGCGGTGGTGCTCGCCGTCACCGTGCACATCGCGTACGGGCTCGGGTACTTGCACGAGCTCGTCCGCCGCGGGCTCGGCCAGCGGCGTAGCGCCCGTAGCGGGCCGGGCGGTAGCTCCTGA
- a CDS encoding ABC transporter ATP-binding protein — MLRTWRLLRTYLDNGTRRLTTLGVVSLVAGVFEALALVLAVQVAVGLARDGADSEVDLPLGLGALSGGGALAVALGATVVVIGLHSVAAAQAARMTADVLRAARSRILVAYAGASWSRQAAEREGTLQESASALAQKSANLVNWLSSAIAALVGVVALLAVAFLVDPVAAAVVVGIGVVIALALRPLARATRRRAAQFVDGSAAFSEEVSQLGSTAMELKVFGVLDTEIDRLEVLNERSSRLLERLRRAGRTNAFIFKDLAILLLVACVGLLYLAGADELSGIGTVAVLVIRAVAYAQQGQSALQGVVEEGPNLDLLTERIESLIGSGERFGNVAVEAVHEIELAHVTYRYADGPPAVHDITLTVGRGEALGIIGPSGGGKSTLVQLLLRLRTPGDGTITVSGVPISEISQESWHRLVALVPQDPHLSEGTIADNVRFHRPWITDAAVHEAAAAAHVADDIDQLPLGFATRLGPRGSGLSGGQRQRVAIARALAGEPQLLVLDEPTSALDPRSEAELQRTIAELKGRVTMVIVAHRMSTLASCDRVLALSGGQVRALGSLDEAVRTVDFVQAEGLTG, encoded by the coding sequence GTGCTTCGCACGTGGCGCTTGCTGCGCACCTACCTCGACAACGGCACGCGCCGGCTGACCACGCTCGGGGTGGTCAGCCTCGTCGCCGGGGTGTTCGAGGCGCTGGCGTTGGTGCTGGCGGTGCAGGTGGCCGTCGGCCTCGCCCGTGACGGCGCCGACAGCGAGGTCGACCTGCCGCTCGGGCTCGGCGCGCTTAGCGGCGGTGGCGCCCTTGCCGTGGCCCTCGGCGCCACCGTCGTCGTGATCGGGCTCCACTCCGTGGCCGCCGCGCAGGCCGCCCGCATGACCGCCGACGTGCTGCGGGCGGCGCGCTCACGCATCCTCGTCGCCTATGCCGGCGCCTCGTGGTCACGCCAGGCGGCCGAACGCGAGGGCACGCTGCAAGAGTCCGCCAGCGCGCTTGCGCAGAAGTCGGCCAACCTCGTCAACTGGCTCAGCTCGGCGATCGCCGCGCTCGTCGGGGTGGTCGCGCTGCTCGCCGTCGCGTTCTTGGTCGACCCGGTGGCCGCGGCGGTCGTGGTGGGCATCGGCGTCGTCATCGCCCTCGCCCTGCGCCCCCTCGCCCGGGCCACGAGGCGGCGGGCAGCGCAGTTCGTCGACGGGTCGGCCGCGTTCTCAGAAGAGGTCAGCCAGCTCGGCTCGACGGCGATGGAGCTGAAGGTGTTCGGCGTGCTCGACACCGAGATCGACCGGCTCGAGGTGCTGAACGAGCGTTCCAGCCGGCTGCTCGAACGCCTCCGGCGCGCCGGGCGCACCAACGCGTTCATCTTCAAGGACCTGGCCATCTTGTTGCTCGTCGCCTGCGTGGGGCTGCTCTACCTGGCGGGGGCCGACGAGCTGTCCGGCATCGGCACCGTCGCGGTGCTGGTCATCCGTGCCGTCGCCTACGCGCAGCAGGGCCAGAGCGCGCTACAGGGCGTGGTCGAAGAGGGACCCAACCTCGACCTGCTCACCGAACGCATCGAGTCGTTGATCGGTTCCGGCGAGCGCTTCGGCAACGTCGCCGTCGAGGCGGTCCACGAGATCGAGCTGGCCCACGTCACGTACCGCTACGCCGACGGCCCACCGGCTGTGCACGACATCACCTTGACCGTCGGGCGGGGCGAGGCGCTCGGCATCATCGGCCCCTCGGGCGGCGGCAAGTCGACGCTCGTGCAGCTGCTGCTGCGGCTGCGCACGCCCGGCGACGGCACGATCACGGTTTCCGGCGTACCCATCTCCGAGATCAGCCAGGAATCGTGGCACCGCCTGGTGGCGCTCGTGCCCCAGGATCCGCACCTGTCCGAGGGCACCATCGCCGACAACGTCCGCTTCCACCGCCCGTGGATCACCGACGCCGCCGTCCACGAAGCGGCCGCGGCGGCCCACGTGGCCGACGACATCGACCAGCTGCCGCTCGGCTTCGCCACCCGCCTCGGTCCGCGGGGCAGCGGGCTCTCCGGTGGGCAGCGCCAGCGTGTGGCCATCGCCCGCGCGCTGGCCGGCGAGCCGCAACTGCTCGTGCTCGACGAGCCGACCAGCGCGCTCGACCCACGCTCGGAGGCCGAGCTGCAGCGCACCATCGCCGAGCTGAAGGGCCGAGTGACGATGGTGATCGTCGCCCACCGCATGTCGACGCTCGCTTCGTGCGACAGGGTGCTCGCGCTCTCCGGCGGGCAAGTGCGCGCGCTCGGCAGCCTCGACGAGGCGGTGCGCACCGTCGACTTCGTGCAGGCGGAGGGGCTCACCGGGTGA